A window of Planctomycetaceae bacterium contains these coding sequences:
- a CDS encoding sialidase family protein: protein MINSSVIGQAQEIAYSIPYLDLDDQTWRQVVVDHESGQYLGHPTTVLLEDGLTMLCVYPKGHGRGGIVYQRSTDGGQTWSGRLETPASWATSKEVPTLHRVIDASGTKRIIMFSGLYPVRMAVTEDDGATWSELKEVGDWGGIVTMGCVEALKTGPGHYMAMFHDDGRFIRSGSVQEKPVAFTLFKSLSTDGGLTWSQPEVIHKSSEYHICEPGIIRSPDGKRLAVLLRENSRRHNSQIIFSDDEGVSWSEPRDLPGSLNGDRHTGRYAPDGRLLISFRSVTPKGISPPAHNGDWIAWVGTWDDLTEGREGQYVVRLRDNKKGADCAYPGVEILPDGTFVMTTYGHWSAGQQPWILSVRLKLSELDQMAAAMKVSP from the coding sequence ATGATCAATTCATCTGTGATCGGTCAGGCACAGGAAATCGCGTACAGCATCCCCTACCTGGATCTGGATGATCAGACCTGGCGTCAGGTTGTCGTGGATCATGAATCCGGCCAGTATCTGGGCCATCCAACCACCGTTTTACTGGAAGATGGACTCACAATGTTGTGTGTCTATCCGAAGGGGCATGGACGCGGGGGTATTGTCTATCAACGTTCGACGGACGGTGGGCAAACATGGTCGGGCCGCCTGGAAACTCCGGCCAGTTGGGCGACTTCGAAAGAGGTGCCTACGCTCCACCGAGTGATCGACGCCTCCGGAACAAAACGCATCATCATGTTTTCCGGCTTGTATCCTGTGCGTATGGCTGTCACTGAAGATGATGGAGCGACCTGGTCCGAACTTAAGGAAGTTGGAGACTGGGGCGGCATCGTCACTATGGGCTGTGTGGAAGCACTAAAGACCGGGCCGGGCCACTATATGGCAATGTTTCATGACGACGGACGGTTCATTCGCAGCGGATCAGTGCAGGAAAAACCAGTTGCCTTCACATTGTTCAAATCGCTTTCCACCGACGGTGGATTGACATGGTCGCAACCGGAAGTCATTCATAAGTCTTCCGAATACCACATTTGCGAGCCTGGGATCATTCGCTCTCCGGATGGTAAGCGACTGGCTGTTCTGCTGCGTGAAAACAGCCGTCGCCATAATTCACAGATTATTTTCAGTGACGATGAAGGGGTGTCCTGGTCGGAACCACGCGACCTGCCGGGCTCATTGAATGGCGATCGCCATACCGGGCGATACGCCCCCGACGGTCGACTGCTGATTTCCTTTCGCAGTGTGACGCCCAAAGGGATCTCACCACCCGCCCACAATGGCGACTGGATTGCGTGGGTCGGAACGTGGGATGATCTGACCGAAGGACGCGAGGGCCAGTATGTGGTTCGACTGCGCGACAACAAGAAAGGCGCGGACTGCGCTTATCCGGGAGTTGAAATCCTGCCCGATGGTACATTTGTGATGACGACTTATGGCCATTGGTCTGCGGGGCAGCAACCCTGGATTCTGAGCGTGCGACTCAAACTAAGCGAACTCGATCAGATGGCTGCGGCCATGAAAGTGTCCCCGTAA